In the Staphylococcus condimenti genome, one interval contains:
- the putP gene encoding sodium/proline symporter PutP — MFTLGATLSQQVNPDWRTYIMIGAYFLILLVIGWYGYKKATGNVSEYMLGGRSIGPYVTALSAGASDMSGWMIMGLPGEVYTTGLSAAWLAIGLTLGAYINYIVVAPRLRVYTEQAGDAITLPDFFRNRLADHSNLIKIISGGIIVVFFTLYTHAGMVSGGKLFNSAFGLDYHWGLILISVIVIAYTFFGGYLAVSLTDFFQGVIMLIAMVMVPIVALLKLNGLDTFDQVTDLKPTNLDLFKGTTIIGIISFFAWGLGYFGQPHIIVRFMSIKSVKQLRTARRFGIGWMAISLIGAVFVGLIGIAFVQDKGVELKDPETLFILMGQILFHPLVGGFLLAAILAAIMSTISSQLLVTSSSLTEDFYKLIRGEDAAKKREKEFLLVGRLSVLVVACISIAIAWTPNDTILNLVGNAWAGFGAAFGPLVVLSLYWKGLSRTGAISGMLAGAVVVILWIVFAKPLGETNDFFNLYEIIPGIIASVIVTIVVSKMTKKPDIDVDKDMEKVKETINTEMHS; from the coding sequence ATGTTTACTTTAGGAGCAACTTTATCTCAGCAGGTAAATCCTGACTGGAGAACTTACATTATGATTGGCGCTTATTTCTTGATTTTGCTTGTCATCGGCTGGTACGGCTATAAAAAAGCTACAGGAAATGTTAGTGAGTATATGTTAGGCGGCCGTAGTATCGGACCATATGTTACAGCACTATCAGCTGGAGCATCCGACATGAGTGGTTGGATGATTATGGGATTACCAGGGGAAGTGTATACAACTGGACTTTCAGCTGCTTGGCTCGCAATCGGTTTAACACTCGGTGCATATATCAACTATATCGTTGTCGCACCAAGATTACGTGTATACACTGAGCAAGCTGGAGATGCGATTACACTTCCAGATTTTTTCAGAAACCGTTTAGCAGATCATTCAAATTTGATTAAGATTATTTCCGGGGGAATAATCGTTGTATTCTTTACACTATATACACACGCTGGTATGGTATCTGGCGGTAAACTTTTCAATAGTGCGTTTGGTTTGGACTATCACTGGGGTCTGATTTTGATTTCAGTAATCGTTATTGCATATACTTTCTTCGGCGGTTATCTTGCAGTATCGCTTACTGACTTTTTCCAAGGTGTTATTATGCTGATTGCCATGGTAATGGTACCTATTGTGGCACTTTTGAAATTGAACGGTTTAGATACATTTGATCAAGTGACAGACTTGAAACCAACAAACCTTGATTTATTTAAAGGAACTACAATTATCGGTATTATCTCATTCTTCGCGTGGGGATTAGGATATTTCGGTCAACCGCATATTATCGTGCGTTTTATGAGTATTAAATCAGTGAAACAATTAAGAACTGCAAGACGCTTTGGTATCGGCTGGATGGCTATCAGTTTAATCGGAGCAGTGTTTGTAGGATTAATCGGTATCGCATTTGTACAAGACAAAGGTGTAGAACTGAAAGACCCAGAAACATTATTTATTTTAATGGGTCAAATACTATTCCACCCGCTTGTCGGTGGATTCTTGCTTGCAGCTATTTTAGCAGCGATTATGAGTACGATTTCTTCTCAATTGCTTGTGACATCAAGTTCTTTAACAGAAGACTTTTATAAATTGATTCGTGGTGAAGATGCTGCGAAGAAACGCGAGAAAGAGTTCTTGCTAGTAGGACGTTTATCAGTATTAGTTGTAGCGTGTATTTCAATCGCTATTGCATGGACACCAAACGATACAATCTTAAATTTAGTAGGTAATGCATGGGCAGGATTTGGTGCTGCATTCGGTCCGCTTGTTGTATTGTCACTTTACTGGAAAGGTTTAAGTCGTACAGGGGCTATCAGTGGTATGCTTGCTGGCGCAGTAGTTGTCATCTTATGGATTGTATTTGCGAAACCACTTGGTGAAACTAATGATTTCTTTAATTTATATGAAATTATCCCAGGTATTATCGCAAGTGTGATTGTGACAATTGTTGTAAGTAAAATGACTAAAAAACCAGATATTGATGTTGATAAAGATATGGAAAAAGTAAAAGAAACAATTAATACAGAAATGCATTCATAA
- a CDS encoding amidohydrolase family protein has translation MQSITTEEHFILTDVQEAIMELNKPDPDGVPLKTMLAALEEKTGFAHEDDLDEHKKRIKFMNDNDIRMQILSYGNNPPSNLTGEKAIELCQLYNDVLHEYVELRPTRFQGFAVLPINEPEAAAEEFRRCINELGMKGALIAGRGHDGTFLDHPQYEPIFKAASELNAPIYLHPAPVTPEIYQSYYKSPSYDEVTSSTFACFGYGWHTDVGVHAVRLVLSGLFDRYPNLEMIIGHWGEFVPFFLERMDQALLDSKLEHPISTYFEKHFYITPSGMFTKPQFDMVRHYFGIDKILYAVDYPYIKPDDVSTFLDTLGLTEEEKEKIAYKNAEKLFNIDTEQS, from the coding sequence ATGCAAAGTATTACAACTGAAGAACATTTTATACTAACAGATGTACAAGAAGCAATAATGGAATTAAATAAACCAGATCCAGACGGCGTACCTTTAAAGACAATGCTTGCTGCATTAGAAGAAAAAACAGGATTTGCGCATGAAGATGATTTGGATGAACATAAAAAACGCATCAAATTCATGAATGATAATGACATCCGTATGCAAATCTTGTCATACGGCAATAATCCGCCTTCTAATTTAACAGGAGAGAAAGCAATCGAGTTATGCCAACTTTATAATGACGTGCTTCATGAATATGTAGAATTACGTCCGACACGTTTTCAAGGATTTGCGGTATTACCAATTAACGAGCCTGAAGCAGCTGCTGAAGAATTCCGTAGATGTATAAATGAATTAGGTATGAAAGGGGCTTTGATTGCTGGACGAGGGCATGATGGTACTTTCTTAGACCATCCACAATACGAGCCGATTTTTAAAGCAGCATCTGAATTGAATGCACCGATTTATTTACATCCAGCACCAGTAACGCCAGAAATTTATCAATCTTATTATAAGAGTCCATCTTATGATGAAGTGACTTCCTCAACTTTTGCATGTTTCGGTTATGGATGGCATACAGATGTAGGCGTGCATGCAGTTAGACTTGTACTTTCAGGATTGTTTGACCGTTATCCGAATTTAGAAATGATTATTGGTCACTGGGGCGAGTTTGTTCCGTTCTTCTTAGAACGTATGGATCAAGCTTTATTAGACAGTAAGTTAGAACATCCAATCAGTACTTACTTTGAAAAACATTTCTATATTACACCAAGCGGAATGTTTACTAAACCGCAGTTTGACATGGTACGTCATTATTTTGGTATTGATAAAATTTTATATGCAGTAGATTATCCCTACATTAAACCAGACGATGTTTCTACATTTTTAGATACATTAGGCCTAACTGAAGAAGAAAAAGAAAAGATTGCGTATAAGAACGCTGAAAAACTTTTCAATATTGATACAGAACAATCTTAA
- the nhaC gene encoding Na+/H+ antiporter NhaC, with amino-acid sequence MQSKKEKNANVENEETVEKERKPLGVGASILTLGIMIAAMLFTVAVLKKEPHIPLMIGTAVAIGVTMLHGYKFDEVEEMMYKGIRHALPAIVIIILVGLIIGSWIGSGVVATMIYYGLQLIDPGYFLAVVVILCSIVALAIGSSWSTMATVGVASMGIGISMGISPGMVAGAVICGSYFGDKMSPLSDTTNLASGLTNVDLFDHIKHMMYTTIPALVITLITFFFLGQRFGNKHFDAKNIEKILNTMQDNFVISPWLLLIPLAVIVLVVFKVPAIPAICVGIVLGFFAQIFVQGGSLTEALTALQTGYTMDSGNKMVDELFNRGGLESMFYTISLTLVAMTFGGVLEYSGMLSALINVILKFAKNTGSLIASVIVSCIGTNFTCSEQYISIIVPGRMYAQAFKDKGLHAKNLSRALEDGGTLTSVFVPWNTCGVFIASTLGVTVFEYAPFAILNFLVPIISIIFAYTGFKIIKLPKEDTEGADVRKKAPLPKDADLA; translated from the coding sequence ATGCAAAGTAAGAAAGAGAAGAATGCAAATGTAGAAAATGAGGAAACTGTTGAAAAGGAACGAAAGCCATTAGGGGTAGGCGCATCGATATTAACACTCGGTATTATGATTGCAGCAATGTTATTTACGGTGGCGGTATTGAAAAAAGAACCGCATATTCCGTTAATGATCGGTACAGCTGTAGCAATCGGAGTTACGATGCTGCATGGTTACAAGTTCGATGAAGTTGAAGAGATGATGTATAAAGGGATTAGACACGCTTTACCGGCAATTGTCATTATCATCTTAGTTGGTTTGATTATCGGTTCTTGGATTGGCAGCGGTGTCGTTGCGACAATGATTTATTATGGACTGCAATTAATTGATCCTGGCTATTTCTTAGCTGTGGTCGTTATATTATGTAGTATCGTTGCGTTAGCAATCGGTAGTTCTTGGTCCACTATGGCAACTGTGGGGGTTGCTTCAATGGGTATTGGTATCAGTATGGGTATCTCTCCTGGTATGGTTGCAGGTGCTGTTATCTGCGGATCTTACTTCGGTGATAAAATGAGTCCTTTATCTGATACTACAAACTTAGCTTCTGGTTTAACTAATGTCGATTTATTCGATCACATTAAACATATGATGTATACAACGATTCCAGCACTCGTTATTACATTAATTACTTTCTTCTTCTTAGGGCAGCGCTTCGGTAATAAACATTTTGACGCTAAGAATATTGAGAAAATTTTGAATACAATGCAAGACAACTTTGTAATTTCACCTTGGTTACTTTTAATTCCGCTTGCAGTCATTGTATTAGTTGTCTTTAAAGTACCTGCTATTCCAGCAATTTGTGTTGGAATTGTTTTAGGTTTCTTTGCGCAAATCTTCGTACAAGGCGGCTCATTAACTGAAGCACTCACTGCATTGCAAACAGGTTATACAATGGATTCTGGTAATAAAATGGTAGATGAATTATTTAACCGCGGTGGTTTGGAATCTATGTTCTATACGATATCTTTAACACTTGTCGCAATGACATTCGGTGGTGTACTTGAATATTCAGGTATGTTATCAGCATTAATCAATGTAATCTTGAAATTCGCAAAAAATACAGGTTCATTGATTGCTTCTGTTATCGTATCTTGTATCGGTACAAACTTTACTTGTTCAGAACAATACATCTCTATCATCGTACCAGGCCGTATGTATGCACAAGCTTTCAAAGATAAAGGTTTACATGCTAAAAACTTGTCTCGTGCATTAGAAGACGGCGGTACACTGACTTCTGTCTTCGTTCCATGGAATACTTGCGGTGTGTTTATCGCATCAACATTAGGAGTGACTGTCTTTGAATATGCGCCGTTTGCGATATTGAACTTCTTAGTACCAATCATTTCAATCATCTTCGCATATACAGGCTTCAAAATTATTAAGCTGCCGAAAGAAGACACTGAAGGTGCTGATGTTAGAAAAAAGGCGCCGTTACCTAAGGATGCAGACTTAGCTTAA
- a CDS encoding PPK2 family polyphosphate kinase, whose amino-acid sequence MDININDYKVPVQKEFKFKDYPHRVETQENEEEIRNDVIPELVDLLQDLHLRLFAEEKDGIMVVLQAMDAAGKDEAISYIFSNLNAQGLKTTSFGQPSEEEEKHDYLWRLHRGKPQRGEISLLNRSYYEDVIVTRVHDLLGKEHKDQIQNDADLWKLRYRQINDHERYLEENGFHVIKFFFNMFKEEQRDRLLERMKDPKKNWEFSFNDVKERQYWDDYQDIFADMINETSTSWAPWYVLPADNPWYARAVITKVMIETLEKINPQFPEFTKEEKEELDKYIQQLENE is encoded by the coding sequence GTGGATATAAACATAAATGATTATAAAGTACCAGTACAAAAAGAATTTAAATTTAAAGATTATCCTCATCGTGTAGAGACACAAGAAAATGAAGAAGAGATTCGTAATGATGTTATTCCAGAATTAGTAGACTTGCTTCAAGATTTGCATTTACGATTGTTTGCAGAAGAGAAGGACGGAATTATGGTAGTGCTGCAAGCAATGGATGCAGCTGGGAAAGATGAAGCAATCAGCTATATTTTTTCAAATTTAAATGCGCAAGGACTCAAAACCACTTCGTTTGGACAACCGAGTGAAGAAGAAGAAAAACATGATTACTTATGGCGTCTGCATCGAGGTAAACCGCAACGTGGAGAAATATCATTATTAAATCGTTCTTATTATGAAGATGTTATTGTGACACGTGTACATGACTTATTAGGAAAAGAACATAAAGATCAAATTCAAAATGATGCAGATTTATGGAAATTACGTTATCGCCAAATTAATGATCATGAACGTTATTTAGAAGAAAATGGATTCCACGTTATCAAATTTTTCTTTAATATGTTTAAAGAAGAACAACGTGACAGATTGCTTGAACGTATGAAAGATCCGAAGAAAAACTGGGAATTTTCATTTAATGATGTGAAAGAACGTCAATATTGGGATGATTATCAAGATATCTTTGCGGATATGATTAATGAAACTTCAACATCATGGGCACCTTGGTATGTATTGCCAGCTGATAACCCTTGGTATGCACGTGCGGTAATTACAAAAGTGATGATTGAAACGTTAGAAAAAATTAATCCACAGTTTCCAGAGTTTACAAAAGAGGAAAAAGAAGAGTTGGATAAATATATCCAACAATTAGAGAATGAATAG
- the mbcS gene encoding acyl-CoA synthetase MbcS gives MNKPDLVAPRNFNIVSEIEKYAKDESKVAIIFEDDAGDETKVTYADLIRKSNRMGNLFKKHGLKKGDTLLIKMERSIETYEVYIAALKLGVSLIPASEMLRTKDLQYRITHGEVDAVLSIASGADEFEGVNEYDDLTKFIIGGKKDGWVDVDTDVQNQSDELEIIDTDRDDVAFLPYTSGTTGNPKAVVHTHGWGYAHMQMAPKHWLNIHEDDIVWATAAPGWQKWVWSPFLSTMTSGATAFVYNGRFDGTKYLELLQDYQINVLCCTPTEYRIMAKLQNLDQFDLSHLHDAVSAGEPLNQEVVEKFQDTFDITVRDGYGQTESTLLIGLLKDVPGRPGSMGKAIPGSDVLIVDDEGQPVEPGVVGNIAVPVDLPALFKGYFKDPERTQERVAGDYFLTGDRAKVDEDGYFWFEGRADDIIISSGYTIGPFEVEDSLTKHPAVKETAVVASPHELRGNIVKAFVILQDNYEESDELVRELQNFVKYDVAPYKYPRAIEFVEELPKTNSGKIRRVELREAEIEKYNRKKE, from the coding sequence ATGAACAAACCAGATTTAGTCGCACCTCGTAATTTCAATATTGTATCTGAAATTGAAAAATATGCAAAAGATGAATCTAAGGTTGCAATCATATTTGAAGATGATGCGGGTGACGAAACAAAAGTAACGTATGCAGACTTAATCCGCAAATCAAACCGTATGGGGAATTTATTCAAAAAGCACGGTTTGAAAAAAGGGGACACGCTACTTATCAAAATGGAACGCAGTATTGAAACATATGAAGTCTATATTGCGGCATTGAAGTTAGGTGTATCGTTGATTCCAGCTTCTGAAATGCTGCGTACAAAAGACTTGCAATATCGAATCACGCATGGTGAAGTTGATGCTGTATTATCTATCGCTTCTGGTGCAGATGAATTCGAAGGTGTAAACGAATATGATGACTTAACAAAATTTATTATCGGCGGCAAAAAAGATGGCTGGGTAGATGTCGATACAGATGTACAAAATCAAAGTGATGAACTTGAGATTATTGACACTGATCGTGATGATGTGGCGTTCTTACCTTATACATCTGGAACAACAGGTAACCCTAAAGCAGTAGTACATACGCATGGCTGGGGATACGCACATATGCAAATGGCGCCGAAACATTGGTTGAATATTCATGAAGATGACATTGTATGGGCTACAGCTGCGCCTGGTTGGCAAAAATGGGTTTGGAGTCCTTTCTTGTCTACTATGACTTCTGGTGCCACTGCATTCGTTTATAACGGCCGTTTTGATGGTACAAAATATCTTGAGTTGCTTCAAGACTATCAAATTAATGTTTTATGCTGTACGCCTACTGAATATCGTATCATGGCAAAATTACAGAATTTAGATCAATTTGATTTATCTCATTTACATGATGCTGTATCTGCTGGTGAACCGCTTAACCAAGAAGTAGTAGAAAAATTCCAAGATACATTCGATATCACAGTACGTGATGGATATGGACAAACTGAAAGCACATTGTTAATCGGCTTATTAAAAGATGTACCTGGACGTCCTGGTTCAATGGGTAAAGCCATTCCTGGAAGCGATGTCTTAATTGTGGACGATGAAGGTCAACCTGTGGAGCCGGGTGTTGTAGGCAATATTGCGGTACCTGTTGATTTACCTGCATTATTCAAAGGTTATTTCAAAGACCCAGAACGCACACAAGAGCGTGTCGCAGGTGATTATTTCTTAACAGGCGACCGTGCAAAAGTTGATGAAGACGGCTATTTCTGGTTTGAAGGTCGTGCAGACGATATTATTATCAGCTCTGGTTACACAATTGGACCATTTGAAGTCGAAGACTCTTTAACAAAACACCCTGCTGTAAAAGAAACGGCAGTTGTCGCTAGTCCTCACGAACTACGCGGTAACATCGTTAAAGCTTTTGTTATATTACAAGACAATTATGAAGAAAGCGATGAACTAGTTCGTGAACTTCAAAACTTTGTAAAATACGATGTTGCACCTTATAAATATCCACGTGCAATTGAATTTGTTGAAGAATTGCCTAAAACAAATTCAGGAAAAATCCGTCGTGTAGAATTGCGTGAAGCAGAGATTGAAAAATATAATCGTAAAAAAGAATAA
- a CDS encoding alpha/beta fold hydrolase, with the protein METLQLTGADVRYHKVGKGPVLILIPGANGTGDIYMPLAKQLADHFTVIAVDRRGFGKSTLTAPLPAEVSSPDSQYRVKRDAQDIAEIAEHESGDTPVYVLGSSSGSIVAMHVLKEHPEVVKKIAFHEPPINTFLPDAKFWQDKNAEIVDIEEEDGMPAAMKVFFDALNVAPIDREMMSSSSNNDNEEISAQRVQEMQNWFMYEIRQYTSSDIAIKDLKPYADRITLLNGTDSHNSFPQEVNDYLASELGINIIEIPGGHLGYVQKPEGFAKVLLEIWG; encoded by the coding sequence ATGGAAACATTACAATTAACAGGGGCAGACGTCCGTTATCATAAAGTCGGCAAAGGACCGGTATTAATTTTAATTCCAGGTGCAAATGGTACAGGTGATATTTATATGCCGCTTGCAAAGCAACTTGCAGACCATTTTACAGTAATTGCTGTGGATCGTCGTGGATTTGGAAAAAGTACATTAACAGCGCCGTTGCCTGCAGAAGTTTCAAGTCCTGACAGTCAATACCGCGTGAAGCGCGATGCGCAAGATATTGCTGAAATTGCCGAACATGAAAGCGGCGATACACCTGTTTATGTATTAGGTTCAAGTTCAGGTTCTATCGTAGCCATGCATGTCTTAAAAGAACATCCTGAAGTTGTGAAAAAAATTGCCTTTCATGAGCCGCCGATTAATACATTCTTACCTGATGCAAAATTCTGGCAAGATAAAAATGCTGAAATTGTAGATATAGAAGAAGAAGACGGCATGCCGGCAGCAATGAAAGTGTTCTTTGATGCATTAAATGTGGCACCTATTGATCGTGAAATGATGAGCAGCTCATCTAATAATGATAATGAAGAAATTTCAGCACAACGAGTGCAAGAAATGCAGAATTGGTTTATGTATGAAATTCGTCAGTATACATCATCAGATATTGCGATAAAAGATTTAAAACCCTATGCAGATCGTATCACATTGTTAAATGGTACCGATTCACATAATTCTTTCCCTCAAGAAGTGAATGACTACCTTGCTTCAGAACTTGGTATTAACATTATCGAAATTCCAGGTGGTCATTTAGGTTATGTTCAAAAACCAGAGGGCTTTGCGAAAGTATTGCTTGAAATTTGGGGATAA
- a CDS encoding M20 metallopeptidase family protein, whose amino-acid sequence MNYEQYKDTIIAYRRHLHEHPEVSFKEYETAEFIRSKLREMKNCEIVELTETSTVAVFNEGQGKKIGLRADIDALPVTEQRDEFEFISQNEGVMHACGHDGHTAVLLGAAHYFNDYIETIPNEVHCIFQHAEELIPGGAREMVATGYFDDFDFIYGHHLWTQLELGLIDIKEGPASANSDIYHITIKGRGGHSSMPEKAIDSLVLGAQFVNALQTIVSRQVYPFDPVVVSNTIFQAGTFGAENVIADKVELGGSVRTTTEENRKLVMDQMERLLKTTCDSVGAAYELDYLVGYDSVYNDPEQTRWVKQLAETYFPGKVVTRDPMMGGEDFSAFSNIVPSAYAFIGAGQAEGEYDRPHHHPRFALNEEAFEMAFDMFTEVAKHYK is encoded by the coding sequence ATGAATTATGAACAGTATAAAGATACTATTATCGCTTATCGTAGACACTTGCACGAACATCCTGAAGTATCTTTTAAAGAATATGAAACAGCAGAATTTATTCGTTCAAAATTAAGAGAAATGAAAAATTGCGAAATAGTTGAACTGACAGAAACGAGCACAGTTGCTGTATTCAATGAAGGACAAGGTAAGAAAATCGGTTTACGTGCTGATATTGATGCTTTGCCAGTAACAGAGCAACGAGATGAATTCGAATTTATTTCTCAGAATGAAGGAGTCATGCATGCTTGTGGCCATGATGGGCATACTGCGGTATTACTAGGTGCTGCACACTACTTTAATGATTATATAGAAACAATTCCTAATGAAGTACACTGTATTTTTCAACATGCTGAAGAGCTGATTCCAGGCGGTGCACGTGAAATGGTAGCAACTGGCTATTTTGATGATTTTGATTTCATCTATGGGCATCATTTATGGACACAGTTGGAACTTGGATTAATAGATATTAAAGAAGGACCGGCAAGTGCTAACTCTGATATATATCATATTACAATAAAAGGGAGAGGCGGACATTCTAGTATGCCGGAAAAAGCAATTGATTCTCTTGTGTTAGGAGCACAATTTGTAAATGCACTGCAAACAATTGTATCTCGCCAAGTATACCCATTTGATCCAGTTGTTGTTTCGAATACAATTTTTCAAGCTGGAACATTTGGAGCAGAAAATGTAATTGCAGATAAGGTAGAATTAGGCGGGTCTGTCCGTACTACAACTGAAGAAAATAGAAAGTTAGTCATGGATCAAATGGAGCGTTTATTGAAAACGACTTGTGATAGTGTAGGTGCTGCGTATGAGCTGGATTACCTTGTTGGTTATGACAGTGTCTATAATGACCCAGAACAAACACGCTGGGTAAAACAATTAGCTGAAACCTATTTCCCAGGAAAAGTAGTCACAAGAGATCCGATGATGGGCGGAGAAGATTTTAGTGCTTTTTCAAACATTGTACCAAGTGCATATGCGTTTATTGGCGCAGGACAAGCTGAAGGGGAATACGACAGGCCCCATCATCACCCGAGGTTTGCTTTGAATGAAGAAGCATTTGAAATGGCTTTTGATATGTTTACAGAAGTAGCGAAGCATTATAAATAA
- a CDS encoding HAD-IIB family hydrolase, translated as MNIVFDVDGTICFNGQYIEDELSNQITALQQKHNIIFASARPIRDLIPVVKNFNSQLLIGGNGSIVQNDDEIEVVQSIDAASFEIIKDLVHRYHLKYIVDDDFNYASNLSSDYKIYKQLDPDHLAKNIELEDISTPIKIILVDIPSNNYPSLKKHIEKLSDQLSINFHDNERNIDITAENINKYTTLIKYLQNEEYIAFGNDVNDIQLLNHAVKAYFVGTKDNQIALNLQHLNLIEADTQLITQNIGKLLN; from the coding sequence ATGAATATTGTGTTTGATGTGGATGGAACGATTTGTTTTAACGGTCAATACATAGAAGACGAGTTATCTAATCAAATAACAGCATTACAACAGAAGCATAATATTATTTTTGCTTCTGCCAGACCTATTCGAGATTTGATTCCTGTTGTTAAAAATTTTAACAGTCAGCTGCTTATTGGGGGTAATGGTTCTATTGTGCAAAACGACGATGAAATTGAAGTTGTTCAATCAATTGATGCAGCAAGTTTTGAAATTATAAAAGATTTGGTTCATCGATATCATTTAAAGTATATCGTTGATGATGATTTTAATTATGCTTCTAATTTGTCGAGTGATTATAAAATATATAAGCAATTGGATCCAGATCATCTTGCAAAAAATATTGAATTAGAAGATATTAGTACGCCGATTAAAATAATATTGGTAGACATACCTTCAAATAATTATCCATCGTTGAAAAAACATATTGAAAAGCTGTCTGATCAGCTCTCTATAAACTTTCATGATAATGAGCGGAACATAGATATTACAGCTGAAAATATAAATAAATATACAACTTTGATTAAATATCTTCAAAATGAAGAGTATATCGCATTTGGTAACGATGTAAATGATATTCAATTATTAAATCATGCAGTAAAAGCATATTTTGTAGGTACTAAAGATAATCAAATTGCCTTGAATTTACAACATTTAAACCTGATAGAAGCCGATACACAACTGATTACACAAAATATCGGTAAATTATTAAATTGA